The window TCAACATTGACGATTGATGATGGCGTTTTCAGCCGAATGGCGGAACGTGCTGAGAACAAGAAGCGGCGTTTTGATCGGCTTCAGAAGCTAATCGACATGAAGATAAACATGATATATTTTGAATGGGACAAGAAGAAAAGCAAGAAGTTGAAGATGGGTTTCTACGATTGGTATAGAACTATGGAGTCTTGTCCTTCACAAGACAAAGTGGATGCTCAGAAGCGCAAAACAGAGCTAAATGAGTACTGGAAAGAATTGGTTGAAGAAGTGAAGAAGATGCCTCAGAGCGAAAAGGCGCTTTTCAAGACCCGGTCTCTCTTAGCCGCAAACAATTACAGACGGATGGTCGAGCCGCTCGACATTGCCGAGTATTACCTCAGTGGTAAAACAGATTATCAAACCACTGGAAGGTCTCCCCACTATGCTGTGCTCGAGAAATTGTTTAAGGCAGAAAATATTAACCCGGATAGACCGAAGAACAGTGACCTGAGTGATCTTTTGACGTTTGATTCTTGTTTCTGGGCTAAAGTTGAGGACGCTATGATTCTAACCAAAACACAAGTGGTGAGTAGAGAGCTCATGACGTTTGAAGAAGACGTGTGGGAGATGATCAGAAAACGTGAGGTTTCGCCGGAGATTTTCTTGGAGGGAAGCAGTTTCATGAAGTGGTGGAGAGAGTACAAGGAGATCAGAGCCGTTCATTCTCCACCTTCTTACTTCACCGAGTTTATGATCAATGGGGAGTACAAGACTTATGGTCAAGCCTGCTGATGAAGAATGTTGTACTGAAGAGTTATTATCAGTAAAATAATCAGTTACATTGCATGTTAAGTTGATGATTGATTGTATTCAACTATTTATTTCCATGAAAATTAAAAGTTCATTTTTAAGGAAAATTATGTAACTAAGGTCTTACAGTAGTTTTACATGGACACACAAAGGCTCTCCAGCTTCTACTCTCTCTTTTGTCAGTTTTACGTTTCCCGAACAGCTTTTTTAGCAAGAAGCAGATTCTGAGCTCAACCTCTTAGTCAACGATCTTGTGAGGCTGTAACCAGCCAAAGAGTCAAACGATCAGTCTTAACtatgatactttttttttacttgtgaGGTCGTAGCTCAAGCTTGTAAGCTTGTATTTCCATGGGAGAGATCGAGACACGTCCTTGTGAACCATCTCGGGGTGGTTCTTGATCATCGTATCCGAGACTCTCCATGTCTTCTTGCAAAAGATTCAACGAAGTTGGTTTCACCTTTGTAGCTGCAAGATCTTTGAACATGTCGGAGAAGTTCACTGGTTCATCAGCCACGCTTGTGCAGTTTGCTCTTCTTCCTTTATGGCAATTAGCTTTGTCATAAGCTCGTCGGTTGAGGATAATGGCGAACCTTGGGTTGTCATCTTCCAATGGCAGAGAGTATTTTGATGGACGTGGAACCTTGAAATTCACGACGTGTAGGTCACACGGTAATGGTTTGGCTAAAGGAGCAAATGACCCGTATTGCGGAACACGCACTGATATGTCTTGCGGTTTCTTGGCAATGAATGTGTTTATGGGATAGTTCAAGTGAGCACCTACGAGGTGAGAGAGAAGGGAAGGGTTAGAAACAGAGTCCGCCTGAGAGATGTTGAAGTCCACAAGAAGGTTGAAAACAACAGTCATTGCGCGGTTATCCATCACGCCTTGCCCGAGACCACGCCCATCGTCACGGACCAAGCGTCTGTCCAGCATAATCTCCAACCAACCATCTGCAAGACTTGCAACGCCAAGAGATTGGCGAGAGTGTACAGAGAATCTCTGACCGCTGGATCCTTGGATGAATGCGAGAGATGGCATTGGGTAGTAGTTTCCTTGAAGGGGTATCTTATCATACGTTTCcctcctgctcatttggaaacCGTTGAGATCAGAGTAGAAGACCTTTTTGTTGTCGATATCAGTCTTGTACCGGACAATTAGTTCCTGGTCATTGAAGTCTTCTCCGAGTAGCTCAACATGATACTCCATCTCAACCACTAGATCCTGAAGCGTGTTGCCTCCAGTGTATACTCTTGTGCTGTGAGAGATGGGAGATTTCTCCCATCTGGTTTTAGGGTACGAGAAGACTTCTTGGGCTAGTAGTCCCTCGGAGATGACTAGATGTCCACCGGATTTAACAATCGGTTGAGCTTCACCTTTTGGTTTGAATAGGTAAGCTCCACTATCAGGACTATAGTACATACCAATCTCTTCTCTCACGACAGTCTCTGGTCCATTGCTATGAACTATCTTCTGAAGTAAGCCGTTCTTAACATCAAACACAAGAGTCTGATGTTCGTTTCGGATCTCAGTCACATCGCTGTCAAGTTTTGAGCAGGAATATGGAGGGGGACAAGGAAATGGGTCGAACTCAGAAGCGTATTTGAGTTTAGACTGTGTAGCTTTCTCGCATTCAACATTGCCATTAGCAATGTAATACGTTCTCAGACCAAGAGCTGGAATGGAAGCTTTCCAGTAAAGGCGATGTCTGCCGGTGAACAGTTTGGTTTTGTCATGCTGCACTTCAGGAGAAATCTGGCTAGGGACACAAGTCCAGTTTGAGTCCAGAACCGAGATTTCAGCACGGTTGACAACTACATTCACTACCTCCTCTCTCGTCTGTTCCGATGGATTGAAGAGTATAACTGCGTGTACGTTTCCTTCACGCGCAGCAATTGGCTTGTGAACCGGCTGAGCATCATACTTGGATCGCACTTGCTCTGCCTCGAAGAATGATGGGGACTGATCAGATTTGTCTTTCCCTTGGCGGATCCCAAGGAGAACTTCGATTGCTTTAGACATAAAGATCTGAAGGTCTTGCAATGAAGTATGCATCCGGGAGCCGTAATCTTGTACCACATGATCCTTAGCAGTTCCAGTTACCCCATCATGGTGCTGGAAAAGAGCTAGATTCCTTCTAGCAGCAGTTAACTTATACGCAAAACTTGTCGGAAATTTCTCACACTGAACTCGATGGCAATAACCTAACAGAAACGACATCATGATCTCAGCTCCACGAAGGGTATGCTCAAGCACACGATCAACAGCTTTGAAGAAAGGCCTTGAAACATAATAGCCACTCCAATAGTCTTGTTGCCTATCTGCATATGTAAAGAAGTCACCTGAGAGAGAAGGGAAACCAACAACCTGACCAGAGCCAACCTCACCGGGACGAGAATAATTTACTCTATCAGCTTCTTGTCGAAGCGTTCTGAAATAATCATCCAGAGTGCCAAACTTTGCCTCTGTGTTTAGACTAGGATCAGAGTTGATGTGATCAAACAACATCTGGTAGTTACGAAACTGAGCCTCGGCTTCATCCATACTGATGTAACGAAAATCATCTCCAAGAGGTATAAGAAGGGTATTGGTTCTATAAAGGGTGGATTTTTTCCTGTACTGATCCAGAAGCTTTGATGCCCTCTCCTGCACATTGTCTTGTGTGGTCTCCACTGGGTGCTTTCCCCATGGACAAAGTTCATATTTGAATCCCCGCTTCCGAGCAAAATCAAACTGACAGCAAATTGCAGGCTCTGGACCACAAGTGTGTGGGATATCGTATGAATAGAAAGGCATCATGTGAACAAAAATATCTGTTGTCTCCATGGTATCCCAACTCTGACGCCAAATATATTCCAGATTCTTATTCAGGGCAAGCTCTTTCTTGAGCTCGTAATGAGTCCTCTGAATAAGCATGTTTTCAAAACCCATACGCCGGAGGAGATAAGCCATAGTTGACGAATAGCCAAAGGGATCTATAGCCCATGAGTTCTTAGGAATGACCCCAATTGTGTCGTTCAGCCACATATTACCCTCTGCGATCTGCAAGTACAAAATCAGATACATAAGCCAGTATATTGAGAAAATATGgtttacacacaaaaaaaaacctgGAACCCTAACTCTTGGAAGATGCTTTacccaaaaaggaaaaaaaaaactcatgatACGAACACAAAGCAACAAGCGGCTGGCTAAATTAGCAGTATCTCTATCAAATGATATTCTAACATCACTATTTACACACAACCAAAACGAGGGTTTTGAGCTCAAACGAGGTATTAGGTAATGACTAACTATAACCAACCAGATGTGACATAATAAATACAAACGAAATGACTAGCAGAAACAGAACAGGAAAACATAAAATGAGAAATACAGTAACCactgtcatcatcatcatctttatTTCAGTAAAAGTAAAAAACTTCTAAAAAACAAACACAAGTAGAAAGCTTAAAtgcataaaaatgaaaagtcaAGAGATGAAGAACATACCTGTTCAATTATAGCAAAATAATGTGAATTAGCCTGCACATAACATCAAAAAAAGACACTTAGCTCATCTCAACATatctcattttttaatttttttatcaagcAAACATTACCTCATCATTCATCACCCAACCACCTCCAACGATCTCTAACTGCCCGTTCTTAACCAAACTACTCAAAGCCTCCTGCTTACCCGGCGAAGCGTCTCTCCACCATCTCTCCAGATACGACATCTCCTCCCATATAAACTTCCTTCTAGAATCCtacaccaaaaaaataataaactaaaattaaaatgcaATTCTCGCTGACGTCATCACGGTATGTTGACTTTTTCGTCACCTTGGATAAAGTCTCGACGATGGTGTCGAGAATATGCCTCGACTGTAACTGATAGTACTCTTCCACCGTCAGCTTCCACCCAGGATCGTTATGAGAGTGAGGCACCACGAAGATCTTCAGCTTCTCCTTCTCCCACTCGTCTCCTTTATACGTCACTTGCCACCCTTGCTTCCACGGACCTCCGTCTACGTCCTTGAACTCGATCCTATCGTACAGATCCTTGGTAGTGATATCCACCACGGCGGCGACGGAGAGTGAATTGTTTACGTGCCTTCGGTTGGTGATACTCTTCCGCGGCTTTGCGAATCGGTTGGAtctggaagaggaggaggaggagaggaaGCGGGAGGAGATCGGTTTCGGGACGCCGAAGTGGAAGAGcgtgaggaggaggaagaggagggagACGGCGAGAGCGACGAGGAAGAAGTTGGTGAAGAGGAAGTTTACGAGAGCTGTTCGTTTCCGTGGTTTTCGATTGATCGGGAGTTTGGATTTGGATGAGGCTGTTGTTGGGAGAAGGGATTGGCCCCAGCCGCTTCCGCCTCCGCTGCCGGGGGGACTACGGCGGGTGTTGCCGCCGATGAAGGGCATGTCTCTCCTCGGAAATTCCGAAGTCTTTTAATAATGAAACTACGTCGTTTTTACCTGATCCGTTTAGTTTCTTTCGGCTATGagttttatataactgaatgaTCCATCCACGGTGGACTTTTCTTGTGGTTTTACGGTGAATTCGAGTAGTCGTCAGTGGTAGTATTGTCTTTTAATCACGAGCTAGATTCCGGTCAACTTTGGTCAACCGTATAATTTAATCATCAACCGGGTATGTATAGTTTGAAAAGTCCCCGCCAAACAAGTTCAGAACAAAGCTTGATATCCAAACACACCTTTTAGTTTCTTGAGACTGTACGATGTTGATCTGATTGAGCTCGATGATGACGCAGGGACTAGAGTCTTACGTCCTGTTCGTTTTATAACCGCCACTTTTAGCGGCAGCGACCAAAAATCCAACATTTTATCACGGCAATACAGACGCCGGTGAGATATGGCTTACCTATTTTTCAGTCGCAGAGTCAACTATCGACAAGTAAAGGGGACGCTGAAATTATAAGCGACACAAGCGTCTCGTTTTTCAAGTCTCCGGGAATCCAGTCGCGTCTATTTCAACTCTTGATTCTGTTATTTTGTTCTCCGTCATAGCACAATTTTTTACCGCTGCCGCTAGACTCCGCGTTTACAAAACGAACAGGACTTTAATCTTTTAGAACATGATTATTGGAGAGTTCTTAGGATGGtgttcttatatttaaaaactagTTCTTagtatttttagttaaaagttaagagacggaTTATTATATTCTGATAAAAAAATCCGAAGAATCTCTGAATAATCATGCTCTCAGATAGCTAGACGAGGTAAAAGTAAAACACACTATGCGCAttctcctaattttttttaaacagcaGGAGTTGAAATGGTCAAATTAACTAAATGGGCTGAAGAAATTCAATGGCCCAACAAAATTTGGAAGGAAGAAGAAGCCCATGGATGAATAAACGTCtgcttcatcttctctcttaTGAGCTAGTTCTGGTTAGGTTTGATCAAAACAGGTTGACTTTTCTTTGAGAAGAGTTATATAAGTAAGTGTTATTGGGGAATGATTCTCTGTAAGagaagaaactaacaaggaacGTTGacaaatcatttatttatataaaaagagaGAATCTCTCCTTTGAACTTTTCTGTCTGTAGATACAAACCAAGAGGACAAACATGTATGTGTTTCCAATATTTACATCCACACATTACCTAAATCATCAAGATACAAATTAGATAAATACACACTACTGTGCAAGGAACTTCTTCACAGAATAGTATACTAACGAGAAAGTATTGAAACTTCTTTTTATTCCTGGGGTAGTTGCAGAGAGAACTTTGTCAGCCTCTAACCTTCCTTGTGTTTGAAGTAAATTGATAAAAGATCCGTTTTGATGTTCTTCTTGTTGTTTCTGTCATCTTGAAGCTGAGAGAAACTTGTGGAATCTTTCTACTCTGTACAACTTGCGTTGCTCCGATGATGATTTTTCATGTGATggcttcttctgcttcttcttcttcctatgGAAGAAATCCTCCGTGTCCAAAACATACGAGATCTACAACAAGAGATGCTTTGAAGCAATCAGCActtattaatgtgtagattggTTCTAGTTCTAGATTCTCAAAACATGAAACCTGTACCGGTTTGGTTTAAGACTAAATTCGCTGTTACCTTGTAGGAAGAGCAAGACATCTTGCATTCAAGGCCATTAATTACTTCTACTCCTTCCATTGCTTTGCAGGCTACTGCAAGATCATCCAGACCAGAGTATCCACGCATGTTCCTGCACACAAAGAAACGACTTGGTTTTTATGTATAATGTCCTAAATCATTCCAAAAGTAACTGAATTGTACCAAATTATACAGTAAGAGATGGGTTTATATGTGATTAGAGGCAGGTAAAAAGGTACTGAAACTCGATATACCTTTTTAACACAATGGCCTGTGGGACTACTTTTTTCCCTGATGAGTTGGAAAGGAACTCCTTTTGCAGATAACTTGCAAACGTGGGATCCATGGAAACTGCATAAGCCTCTGGCTTTTCGATTATACTATCCATAAGCTGGATTGACAAACGGGATGGAGAGGACGACTGCATATGAATCAGAACACACAGAAAACAAGTTTCAGGGTCAACGAACAATCGTAATACCTCAatgaatagagagagagagctgaGAATTTGTTTAGGTTTCTTACACATTCCAACCGATAAATATTTTCCTCGTGAAGGAGAATCCTCGCGTTTTCATAATACACCGAGTCAATGACCCTCCTAGGTTTCCGAGATTTCTCATACTCGTACAGCTGAAGAAGCTTATTATCCATATCGTCCGCTACAACAGCTTGAAGCTGCAATAGATGAAATGGAAGTCAGAAAAGGAATATAATGCCTGGAAAGTATAAATGATCAAATCTAAAACCAAGAAAGTACCTGTTTAACCAATTTGTATATCAGTTTTTCCAACGTGAATAAAACATATGATTGGTTTCCAATAATAGCTCGACATTCATCCTCAAACTTGGAACTTTCAGCTGAGCCATTAAGCAGACTAAACAAAGCACTCATAAACCTTCACAACACACACAAAGCaagttaataaatttaataaccTCCATAGTCTATATAAAAGCAATAACCAAATGCTACGTAGGCTAAGGAATATACCTTGCATAAGGATCTGGTGAACTAGTATCTTTCGTGTTTCTCCGATTCAGTTCACTGCCTGTGCAATATGTTTTTGCAGACAAAATTCTCTCGTACAGGACCTGGAAATTCaaacccaattttttttaaaatttacttaatCTTTTCAaggtaaaaattatttttcagaCTTTTAATCTGAGAAAGCAAATCATAAGAAACGGTTGCACTCACTCGATGAAGCCTGAAAAGAACATAAAAGTCGTCATTCCCGTAGAACACTCTGGAATCTTTTTGTCTCTCATCAAGCAACGCTGCTGCAGCTACATGCTTTGAAAGAGGCTTAACGGATAACAGAACACGTTCTGACAACGGAAGCAGCCGATTGTTTTCTTCTATAAGATGCGAATCCATCCCCTCTGCCTCTCCTTCACTCTCAGCTTTACCATCAATCTCATCATGCTCGCCCTCTTCCTCCATACCGTTACCGTCTTGTGAACATTCGTCACCAATAGATTCAGTTCCCGACGCGTCCTCACCACCTTCTGAAGCATCATCGCCATCTTCATCGtcagcatcatcatcattttCTCCTTCAGCTTCAACGGAATGTTCTGGCTTGGCAGTAGACTTCAAGCCACGATCTTCATAAACAACAAAGTTGTCTTCAGAATCACCAGTAGGTGACAATTCACCTTCCTCCTTCTCAATATTGGGTGGACCACCAGGTTCATCATAATTACTGTTGGCTTTAGAAGCATCTGGCAGCACTCCATTTGCGATAACAATGGTGTCAGTGTTCTCTATAGCGTCACCTGATTTGGATAAAATGCCACGTGAAcctttaaaataaaagtaaagaaACAGTCATGTTAAGGTAGACATTGCACACAAactgaagaaaaaaatcaagttCAATCTTGAAAGTACCTGACGAATCTCCACTCCCTACTTTACCATTGTTGTTTTCTACCCCACTTAGGAATGTGGCTACTCTATCATCAACATCTCCAGATCGTTTATCGGctccatttccattttcttGATCTTTCTGAGGTTTTACAGTAGAACAGGTGGCACCATCTTTATTAGCAGGATCACCATCCTTGCAATTTTCTTTCGCTGAAGAATCCCTCTTTAACAGACCAATCGCGCCATGTTTGGAGGCCCCAGATGAAGCATAGTCATCTCCATTGGCAGCAAACTTTAGTTGCCTCGAAACCAAATTTGCCGAGTCAGAGCTCACATTAACATCCCCACTCGTCAATGCACCGTGATGCTTGGTTTCTACTGCATCTTCAACAGAATTTGACCCCTTGGCCCTGGGAGGAACACCAAGCATCATCTCCAGAAAACTTTTCCAGAGCCTCAAAACTTTACCGATCTGCTCCTTTGTTGAACATATCTCCTCACATGAAAACTGGACTAGTTTGAATAAATCTTCATGAATAGTCTTGTCCAAATATTCATACTCAAAGTGAGAAATTATGGGTTGTCTGTGACCAGCAGCTACAGACAGAAgaacatcatcttcttcctgaGACTTCTCTTTCAGGTCCTTGATTTCAGTCACCAGCGCTggtattaaataaaaaaaattatgagaaCAAATAAGTAAATGCAAGAATAGACACGTGACAAATGGATGTATGCAATAAAATGTGAGGAAGAACTATCGTGGTTACTTATATACAAACTTCTTGATGGACCAAACATATTCCAAGAGTTTATTTACCTTTGGCACTCAAGTTCTTAGAATCTTGCTGCTTAAAATAGAAGCTGCGGTGATCAAGTGACTTGTAATGATTCTTCGCATATACATCCGCCCAGACCGCATTAAAATCTTCACGGCACTTTGTCCATTCTTCTTGTTTCTGCTTCAAACGAGTAAGAATTACAGGAAGTGCAGCGGCTGGATTCTTACGTATTAGGTCTGTCACGTCAAGACCATGGTCGCCATAGAGTCTCTCTATGCACCTTAAATTTAGGGCTGTAATAAGTCAATAACAAAATAGTAAGTATAAGACAAGAGATGAGAGCTCAAAGATAGGGAAAGAGAGATGAAACAGAGTGTGTTACAATCACTAAACGCCTACAGACCTGTGAAGTGGTCTTCAACCCGGAAGGAGCCCTCTATACTTATTTTCTTCTCAACTATATTATTCAACAACTCTTCTGCGCTTTTCGCAGCAGAACCCACAGATTCCAACAGCATATCCAACTCAAATCTGTAACAAGAAGAAGGTAAACCACAACGTACAAATCACTCAAAACTACACAATATATAATCTCCGTAAAACGTACCTGTCATCTTCACATCTAAACAAACTTTCTTCATATTGGTTTCTGCGCATGTGCTTAAAAGAGTAGTCTTCACTTCCTGAAGTGACAGAAACCCAGTGATCATTTAAAACAGCAGCCCCTAATTTCTGTCTGTGGCGGACGGAAGGTATTGGATACTGCAAATAAGATATAATAGTAAGTACAGTTAAAATGCCTCGGATGCAATATAgaacttcaaaaatatttttacatccGATGGGAGGAGTCGGTAGCTAGGAGTGCACCGCTCGCAATCAGATAGATCAAGCTCTTGAATAGATTTCCCCATGTACTTGTCGTTGGAACGCTCCTTTTCCTTAGCAGCATCAAGGTCGCGTTTGTGTTCTCTTTCCGTTTCCGTTTCCTTTTCCTCCCCCTTCACTGGCCTTGATAAATGTTCTTCACTGCTTAGTGATTCTGCAGCAAGTGTACCCAACAGTGTTAGTAGTTCCAATGACGTAGAAAGTCAAGAGAAAAAGCATATAAGAAGGTACGAAAGTGCTGCTTACTTTTGCTCATAACGCCAGCGAGGTGCTGGAAACCATCTGCAAAATAGGATGATGATCAGAAACAGCGAGACACCTTCACTAGAAAAAAGACAGTAGGCAGTTTTAAATACCATTACTCTCACAACGCTCAAAGAACTGATTAAACTCATCCATGAGATCAGGGAATTTTCCAAGCAGATCAGAAACCTGAATGAAAGAGAGTGGagttaaatacaaattttacgCCCCCATCCATCAACACTAAAGCTATTTGTACACCTACCAAATTCTGCAGCTCTTTCCTGTGGATAATTCCATTGCTGAAAATATTGAGACACTTCAAGAATGTCTGATAATCATCTTGGCTGCATAGTCTCTCCTTGACTTTCTCACAAAACACAAATGCTTGGTTGTACATGCCTAACACAATGAAAGAAGCACAGAAAACAAGATTATGTCGTAAGTATCAGAAAACAGGAATATACTAGTTGAACCCTAGCATACTTGTCGACAAGTAATTAGAAAATCAGCTTgtgataatttaaaaaatcaacaaTACATCAACTTATATATTGGAAGTGATGATAGCGTGAAGACGTGTAGCATGTTACTAAGCTCTTGTATAAAGCATTATGATTGTTGGGCCTAGAAAACAGAAAAGGTGTGAATCTTTATATAGTTCAAAAGCTGCTTACTTTTTAGATTGTTTTTCTCAGAATGTGAAGCAGGACCGGAATAAGCTTCAAAGCCCTCAGTTCTTCTGGATGACTTCCTTTTCTCTGAGAAATGGTGCAAGTTATCTTGCTCTGCTTCTCCATCGTCCAAATCACGGCTTCTCCTTTCTCTATTCTCCTTATCGACTCGTTTCTTCGGCTCTCTGTGCATCTTAACCATTGCTTTATCATCATTATGGTCAGAACGGTCAACACTATGATCACGGTCACCCCGAGAAGCAACAGCCCTTTCTCGTCGGCGATCCTGGTGATGAAAAATGTATCAGCTGAGAAAAGAGAGACGTGACAACAGTGATAGACAGGAAAAAAATGTAGCCAATACCACCATACCTTCTCCATTAACATTCGACGCACAAGAGGAGGACCTGATCCTCGGTCATGATACCGTTGGGCCTGACTCCGGATTAACTGAGCTGCTGAATGAGCCGCCAAAGACTCTGGCAGAAACCTAGTAAACTCTTCAAGCAAATCCAGGTGGTCCTCAAAAAGAGCCGATACCTAAAAACAGATATTAGAGCTACAAAAAAACTGGTAAACTTCAACTGTAACCGTGTAGAAGAGATAAAGTGACTCCAACTCTGACACTACCTCATTGTAAACCTCAGTGATGTCCTTATCATCCTTCCGATACATATTTAAGATCTCCAAGAAAGACTTATAGACACCTTCATCGCTCTGGAACCGTTTCTGCAGAGagataaaacaaacaaatacagATACACTGAGATACTAGGTGTAAGGGCACTTGGAAAGAAGACCGAGACTAGAAACTTCTTGCATACCttaattttattaacaaaagATATAGCCTCTTCAAATTCAACAGTTTTCTTAGGTGgagtttcttcttctacttcatcAAGCGTTATTTCAAACCCCTTAGGCAGAAACGTGTTAAACCCGAAAATCAAATTGTTATGGCCTTTAAACAACTCCTTGACTCGTGCAATCACACCAGATGTATCCGTCCTGTAAAATACAATATCAAAAACGTTTCCAgaagctacaaaaaaaaaaaaaaagaa of the Brassica rapa cultivar Chiifu-401-42 chromosome A03, CAAS_Brap_v3.01, whole genome shotgun sequence genome contains:
- the LOC103856106 gene encoding paired amphipathic helix protein Sin3-like 2 isoform X2: MKRIRDDVYSSGSQFKRPLPSSRGESYVQSPVPGDEGVNSQKLTTDDALSYLKDVKEMFQDQRDKYDMFLEVMKDFKAQRTDTSGVIARVKELFKGHNNLIFGFNTFLPKGFEITLDEVEEETPPKKTVEFEEAISFVNKIKKRFQSDEGVYKSFLEILNMYRKDDKDITEVYNEVSALFEDHLDLLEEFTRFLPESLAAHSAAQLIRSQAQRYHDRGSGPPLVRRMLMEKDRRRERAVASRGDRDHSVDRSDHNDDKAMVKMHREPKKRVDKENRERRSRDLDDGEAEQDNLHHFSEKRKSSRRTEGFEAYSGPASHSEKNNLKSMYNQAFVFCEKVKERLCSQDDYQTFLKCLNIFSNGIIHRKELQNLVSDLLGKFPDLMDEFNQFFERCESNDGFQHLAGVMSKKSLSSEEHLSRPVKGEEKETETEREHKRDLDAAKEKERSNDKYMGKSIQELDLSDCERCTPSYRLLPSDYPIPSVRHRQKLGAAVLNDHWVSVTSGSEDYSFKHMRRNQYEESLFRCEDDRFELDMLLESVGSAAKSAEELLNNIVEKKISIEGSFRVEDHFTALNLRCIERLYGDHGLDVTDLIRKNPAAALPVILTRLKQKQEEWTKCREDFNAVWADVYAKNHYKSLDHRSFYFKQQDSKNLSAKALVTEIKDLKEKSQEEDDVLLSVAAGHRQPIISHFEYEYLDKTIHEDLFKLVQFSCEEICSTKEQIGKVLRLWKSFLEMMLGVPPRAKGSNSVEDAVETKHHGALTSGDVNVSSDSANLVSRQLKFAANGDDYASSGASKHGAIGLLKRDSSAKENCKDGDPANKDGATCSTVKPQKDQENGNGADKRSGDVDDRVATFLSGVENNNGKVGSGDSSGDAIENTDTIVIANGVLPDASKANSNYDEPGGPPNIEKEEGELSPTGDSEDNFVVYEDRGLKSTAKPEHSVEAEGENDDDADDEDGDDASEGGEDASGTESIGDECSQDGNGMEEEGEHDEIDGKAESEGEAEGMDSHLIEENNRLLPLSERVLLSVKPLSKHVAAAALLDERQKDSRVFYGNDDFYVLFRLHRVLYERILSAKTYCTGSELNRRNTKDTSSPDPYARFMSALFSLLNGSAESSKFEDECRAIIGNQSYVLFTLEKLIYKLVKQLQAVVADDMDNKLLQLYEYEKSRKPRRVIDSVYYENARILLHEENIYRLECSSSPSRLSIQLMDSIIEKPEAYAVSMDPTFASYLQKEFLSNSSGKKVVPQAIVLKRNMRGYSGLDDLAVACKAMEGVEVINGLECKMSCSSYKISYVLDTEDFFHRKKKKQKKPSHEKSSSEQRKLYRVERFHKFLSASR
- the LOC103856106 gene encoding paired amphipathic helix protein Sin3-like 2 isoform X1; translated protein: MKRIRDDVYSSGSQFKRPLPSSRGESYVQSPVPGDEGVNSQKLTTDDALSYLKDVKEMFQDQRDKYDMFLEVMKDFKAQRTDTSGVIARVKELFKGHNNLIFGFNTFLPKGFEITLDEVEEETPPKKTVEFEEAISFVNKIKKRFQSDEGVYKSFLEILNMYRKDDKDITEVYNEVSALFEDHLDLLEEFTRFLPESLAAHSAAQLIRSQAQRYHDRGSGPPLVRRMLMEKDRRRERAVASRGDRDHSVDRSDHNDDKAMVKMHREPKKRVDKENRERRSRDLDDGEAEQDNLHHFSEKRKSSRRTEGFEAYSGPASHSEKNNLKSMYNQAFVFCEKVKERLCSQDDYQTFLKCLNIFSNGIIHRKELQNLVSDLLGKFPDLMDEFNQFFERCESNDGFQHLAGVMSKKSLSSEEHLSRPVKGEEKETETEREHKRDLDAAKEKERSNDKYMGKSIQELDLSDCERCTPSYRLLPSDYPIPSVRHRQKLGAAVLNDHWVSVTSGSEDYSFKHMRRNQYEESLFRCEDDRFELDMLLESVGSAAKSAEELLNNIVEKKISIEGSFRVEDHFTALNLRCIERLYGDHGLDVTDLIRKNPAAALPVILTRLKQKQEEWTKCREDFNAVWADVYAKNHYKSLDHRSFYFKQQDSKNLSAKALVTEIKDLKEKSQEEDDVLLSVAAGHRQPIISHFEYEYLDKTIHEDLFKLVQFSCEEICSTKEQIGKVLRLWKSFLEMMLGVPPRAKGSNSVEDAVETKHHGALTSGDVNVSSDSANLVSRQLKFAANGDDYASSGASKHGAIGLLKRDSSAKENCKDGDPANKDGATCSTVKPQKDQENGNGADKRSGDVDDRVATFLSGVENNNGKVGSGDSSGSRGILSKSGDAIENTDTIVIANGVLPDASKANSNYDEPGGPPNIEKEEGELSPTGDSEDNFVVYEDRGLKSTAKPEHSVEAEGENDDDADDEDGDDASEGGEDASGTESIGDECSQDGNGMEEEGEHDEIDGKAESEGEAEGMDSHLIEENNRLLPLSERVLLSVKPLSKHVAAAALLDERQKDSRVFYGNDDFYVLFRLHRVLYERILSAKTYCTGSELNRRNTKDTSSPDPYARFMSALFSLLNGSAESSKFEDECRAIIGNQSYVLFTLEKLIYKLVKQLQAVVADDMDNKLLQLYEYEKSRKPRRVIDSVYYENARILLHEENIYRLECSSSPSRLSIQLMDSIIEKPEAYAVSMDPTFASYLQKEFLSNSSGKKVVPQAIVLKRNMRGYSGLDDLAVACKAMEGVEVINGLECKMSCSSYKISYVLDTEDFFHRKKKKQKKPSHEKSSSEQRKLYRVERFHKFLSASR